In Longimicrobiales bacterium, a single window of DNA contains:
- the typA gene encoding translational GTPase TypA, whose amino-acid sequence MIRNIAIIAHVDHGKTTLVDKMLRQAGAFRDNQVVEERVMDSNPLERERGITILSKNTSIHWREHKVNIVDTPGHADFGGEVERILRMVDGVLLLVDAFDGPMPQTRFVTRKALALGLQPIVVINKIDRDGADPLRVHDEVLELFMELEADEAQLDAPFLYASGRNGYAVRELDQPRDSLEPLFEAILEHVPPPPSDAEAQFQMLVSTIDHSPYLGRLAIGRVERGSVNVGDSILLLAHRTDDVVGFAPDEGDRQGRVSKLYTFEGLQRVEVQSASAGDIVALAGIEDVEIGSTITDPERPERLAGIAVEEPTISVDFMVNMSPFAGRDGKYVTSRQLRDRLYKELERNVALRVEDTDSPDTFTVSGRGELHLGILMETMRREGYEFAVSRPRIITKKGPDGETLEPYEEVVIDVPEAFVGVVIEKLGSRRGEMLEMRSAGQGEGSGLTRIVYRMPARGLFGYRSEFLTDTRGEGVLHHRFSGYGPWAGTIRSRDRGVMVSMADGVSVAFSLWNLQERGELFIGPGIDVYEGMIVGSNARPGDLEVNVTKGKKLTNIRASGADEAIQLETPRAHTLESALEFIGDDELVEITPAAIRLRKRFLKQHERKKAARAAS is encoded by the coding sequence ATGATCCGCAACATTGCCATCATTGCACACGTCGACCACGGCAAGACCACACTGGTCGACAAGATGCTGCGCCAGGCCGGCGCTTTCCGCGACAACCAGGTCGTGGAGGAGCGGGTCATGGACTCCAACCCGCTCGAGCGCGAGCGCGGGATCACGATCCTTTCCAAGAACACGTCGATCCACTGGCGCGAGCACAAGGTCAACATCGTCGATACGCCCGGCCACGCCGACTTCGGCGGCGAGGTCGAGCGCATCCTGCGGATGGTCGACGGTGTGCTGCTGCTGGTGGACGCCTTTGACGGGCCGATGCCTCAGACGCGCTTCGTCACGCGCAAGGCGCTCGCGCTCGGGCTGCAGCCGATCGTCGTGATCAACAAGATCGATCGCGACGGCGCGGACCCGCTGCGTGTCCACGACGAGGTGCTGGAGCTGTTCATGGAGCTGGAGGCGGACGAGGCGCAGCTGGACGCCCCCTTCCTGTACGCCTCCGGCCGCAACGGCTACGCGGTCCGCGAGCTGGACCAGCCGCGCGACAGCCTGGAGCCGCTCTTCGAGGCGATCCTCGAGCATGTGCCGCCGCCGCCGAGCGATGCAGAGGCGCAGTTCCAGATGCTGGTCTCGACGATCGATCACTCGCCCTACCTGGGCCGCCTGGCGATCGGCCGGGTCGAGCGTGGCAGTGTCAACGTCGGTGATTCGATCCTGCTGCTCGCGCATCGCACCGACGACGTGGTGGGCTTTGCACCCGACGAGGGCGACCGCCAGGGGCGCGTCTCGAAGCTCTACACGTTCGAGGGGCTGCAGCGCGTGGAGGTGCAGAGCGCATCGGCCGGCGATATCGTCGCGCTCGCCGGTATCGAGGACGTGGAGATCGGCTCGACCATCACGGACCCTGAGCGACCGGAGCGGCTCGCCGGCATCGCGGTCGAGGAGCCGACGATCTCCGTCGACTTCATGGTCAACATGTCGCCGTTCGCAGGCCGTGACGGCAAGTACGTCACGAGCCGCCAGCTCCGCGACCGGCTCTACAAGGAGCTGGAGCGCAACGTCGCCCTGCGCGTCGAGGACACCGACTCGCCCGACACCTTCACCGTGAGCGGCCGCGGCGAGCTGCACCTCGGCATCCTCATGGAGACGATGCGCCGCGAAGGCTACGAGTTCGCCGTTTCCCGACCGCGCATCATCACCAAGAAGGGCCCCGACGGCGAGACGCTGGAGCCGTACGAGGAGGTCGTGATCGACGTGCCCGAGGCGTTCGTCGGCGTCGTCATCGAGAAGCTCGGCAGCCGCCGCGGCGAGATGCTCGAGATGCGGAGCGCAGGGCAGGGCGAGGGCAGCGGGCTGACCCGGATCGTCTACCGCATGCCTGCGCGCGGCCTGTTCGGCTACCGCAGCGAGTTCCTGACGGACACGCGTGGCGAAGGCGTGCTGCACCACCGCTTCAGCGGCTATGGACCCTGGGCCGGCACGATCCGCAGCCGCGACCGCGGTGTCATGGTATCGATGGCCGACGGCGTTTCCGTGGCCTTCTCCCTCTGGAACCTGCAGGAGCGGGGGGAGCTGTTCATCGGCCCCGGCATCGACGTCTACGAGGGGATGATCGTCGGCAGCAACGCAAGACCCGGTGATCTCGAGGTCAACGTCACCAAGGGCAAGAAGCTCACGAACATCCGCGCGTCCGGTGCAGACGAGGCGATCCAGCTCGAAACGCCGCGCGCCCACACCCTGGAGAGCGCTCTCGAGTTCATCGGCGACGACGAGCTCGTCGAGATCACGCCCGCGGCGATCCGTCTCCGCAAGCGCTTTCTCAAGCAGCACGAACGCAAAAAGGCCGCGCGCGCCGCGAGCTGA